GGTCGATCGTGACCCGCCCGGCCTCGACGACCCGCGGCACCGTGGCGGGCCAGCCCTTCGTGCGCCGGGGGAGCGGCGCGCCCACGATCCTGCTGCCCGGGGTCGGTCCGGGTCGCCACCACCCCTCGACCTGGGACCGCACCCTGCTGCGGCTCGAGACGGCGCCGCTCGTCCGCGAGGTCGACCTGTGGACGCTGGGCCGTCGCCGTGGGCTGCCCGAGGGCACCACGATGAGCGACCTCGCCGACGACGTGGCCCGGGCCGCGGCCGAGATAGGTGACGGGCCCATCGACGTGGTCGGCACCTCGACGGGCGGCAGCATCGCCTTGCAGCTGGCCGTCGACCACCCCGAGCTGGTGCGGCGACTGGTCCTCGTGTCGGCCGCCCACCGGCTGGGCGACGGCGGGCGCGAGGCCCAGCGGCGCACGGCCGAGCGCCTCCGGGCCGGCGACGCGCGAGGCGCCTCGGCCGCCATGCTCGGTCAGACGACCACCGGCGTCCCCGCCTCGAACGCCCTGCGGCGCCTCGGGCGCGTGGCGCACCACGTCGTCGTCGGCGACCGGCACGACGACCTGGTCGTGACGCTCGACGCCGAGGACTCGTTCGACGTGGGCGACCGCCTCGGCGAGGTCACCGCGCCGACGCTCGTCGTGGCCGGGGGCGCCGACGGCTTCTACCCGCTCGACCTCGTGGCACGCACCGTGGCCGGCCTGCCGGACGCGACGCTCGCCGTGCACCCCCGGTCGGGTCACCTCGGCCTGGGGTCGCGCGGGGTGGCGCGCGAGGTGCTCGCCCACTTGACCCGTGCCTCCTGACGCTCCGATCGCCGCGGACGCCGAGCGATCGGCCGGTCGGCTCGCAACGGGGAATGTGCCGGTCGGACCGGCGAGTCCGCCCGGCGTGAGACCGTTCGTCACCTACCATCCGAGCATGGCCGACAACGTGCAGACCGCGAGCGTCGGGGGCATCGCACCCCTCGACGACGACGTCACGTTCCACCGGCGCCGTGTGACGTTCGTCGCACCCCTCGACGACACCGTCCCCGAGCCCTCCGCTCGCCCGGACCAGCAGGAGCACCACCCCGTGAACCAGACCCTCGCCCCCGTGGTGCCCCAGGCCCCCGTCGACCAGGCCGACGTCACCCCCGAGCCCGCGACGACCCACGCACCCCGCCCCGTCTCGATCCCCTCGCACCGCGCCGACGTCGTCCTGGACGACGTCGTCCCCACCGAGGCCTTCGAGGCCCGCCCGGCGAGCGTGGCCCGCCACTCGGTCGACACCTCGGCGATCACGCTGCCGGTGCTCGCCGTGTCGGTGCCCGACGACCTGCCCCAGCCGCCCGAGCGGCTGACGCTCGACGACGAGGTGCTCGCCCGTCTGGTCGAGAAGCGCCTCGAGGACACCGCGACGATCGACCTGATGGCCGTCGTCCAGGCCCAGCTCGCCCTCCGCCAGGTCGAGGCCGCGCGCTTCGCCTCGTGGGAGGACGAGATCACCCGCGTGGGCACGGACGAGGCGGCCCGCGCACTCGAGGCCACGCGCCTCCGCTTCACCGGTGTCGTCCCCGTCGTGACCCCCGGGGCGATCCGCGAGGCCCGTCCCGTCGTCGAGGCCGGCCACGCGCCGGACGCCCCGCTCGCCCCCGGCTCGGACGGCGACCGCCCCACGGCCTCCGCCCCGACCTCGTCCCCCGTCGTCGTCCCGTCGACCAGCCCCCGGCCCCTCGTCCGCGACGCGGACGACGCGGGCGAGACGGCCGAGCCCGGCGACCAGCAGGCGGCAGTCGACGAGCAGGCACCGGTCGACGAGCAGGCACCGGTCGACGAGCAGGCCGCAGCCGACCAGGAGGCGCTGGTCGCGCCGACCACGTCGGCCCCCGCCACCCAGGCGGTCGCCTCCGCCCCCGTCCCGTCCCTCCTGCGCCGTCCCCTCGCGCTCGTGGTCGCCGCCACGGCCGCCCTGGTCGTCGTCGCGGCCGTCGTGCTGGCCTTCGTGCCGGCCCTCGCCGTCGCCTCGGCCGTCCTCGCGACCGTCGCCGTCCCCGTCGCGACCGGCCTCGTCGGCCTGACCGCGCTCGCGTCGGTCTCGACCCGCCCCGACGACGCGACGCGCGTCGCCCGCCGCGGTCCGATCGGCGTCGTGGCCGGTGTCGTCGTCGGCACCGTCCTGGGCTTCGGGCTGCTGCTGAGCGACCTGGGGTCGTTCGCCTGGCAGGGCTTCCTCGTCCGGGCCGTGGGCCTGACCGGCCTCTCGACGTCGGTCTCGGTCGTCGTCGCCCTGCTCGGCGCCGCGGTCGTGGC
This genomic interval from Frigoribacterium sp. Leaf415 contains the following:
- a CDS encoding alpha/beta fold hydrolase; this encodes MTRPASTTRGTVAGQPFVRRGSGAPTILLPGVGPGRHHPSTWDRTLLRLETAPLVREVDLWTLGRRRGLPEGTTMSDLADDVARAAAEIGDGPIDVVGTSTGGSIALQLAVDHPELVRRLVLVSAAHRLGDGGREAQRRTAERLRAGDARGASAAMLGQTTTGVPASNALRRLGRVAHHVVVGDRHDDLVVTLDAEDSFDVGDRLGEVTAPTLVVAGGADGFYPLDLVARTVAGLPDATLAVHPRSGHLGLGSRGVAREVLAHLTRAS